From Hippoglossus stenolepis isolate QCI-W04-F060 chromosome 19, HSTE1.2, whole genome shotgun sequence, the proteins below share one genomic window:
- the tnk2a gene encoding activated CDC42 kinase 1 isoform X1 produces the protein MGESYVYQRLPFARGEEEGEDEDEEERRIRESVGGQMMQSDEGTEWLLELLTDVQLQQYFLRIRDELNVTRLSHFDYVKSEDLEKIGMGRPGQRRLWEAVKRRRALYKRKSWMSKVFPVKRSDADPQQPVPQGASSSQAPAASEPTASLTCLIRETELQLFERLGDGTFGVVRRGEWTGPNGRVLSVAVKCLKAGVLDSDGLDDFIREVNAMHSLSHQNLIRLYGIVLTQPMKMVAELAPLGSLLDRLRKRQGHILILSLCNYAVQVACGMAYLEQRRFLHRDLAARNVLLSTNDTVKIGDFGLMRALPTHTDHYIMEEGHKVPFPWCAPESLKSRSFSHASDTWMFAVTLWEMFTHGQEPWVGLNGSQILHKVDVEAERLNKPEDCPLDVYNVMLQCWSPKPEDRPTFIALRDFLLETMPTDMRALQDFEDEDKLQIQMNDVITIIEGRAEHYWWRGQNRRTLRFGQFPRHVVTAVAGLSAHDISRPLKHSFIHTGHGDTDPHRSWGHADRIDSLYLGNPMDPPDVLGMEAGIARPTKLPNRAKKQPPPRPPQPAVLLKKPFYDSVMDDYDDDDDTSTASGLKRLGVSLGLKLRPWEGSLVRSAKSEVSLIDFDDDSFSSTTPSPLTETQQPDEDTLKITRHCRPQDTPSILDWPLPQPAYDEVSTELEDQSEDQEVKSINKGLGEEATAGLTVVGRSESQSADLFQELQREVMVKLQVPMATGRSLPSSPLPMPLAPLGPHRQILLPPPSPSTFASCFEDRPVLPPRSPVPPLRPSKHNLSARPTQPQVRSSSISLGDEEDTPPQIPPRDHAFSQPGSRSSSPLPPAPPPSASPMALPPPPLFVSPRRTSGLLGPLLSSNSSSSSSSSAPSQATSHPSRLAAPGASSSYSSSPLLDPLSFREGRGLSSLIDSSPSSAPAPLPERPAFLERYGAANMVAVKPMMQKQQQQPGGAKPNSSYNNNNGRTAAPSMQQEQSITQVQAAVHGVTLEECQSALQAHNWRIPQAISHLKVEQLFRLGLRSRAECEELLQLRQWNLEQASTVLLETFGPHLNRK, from the exons ATGGGGGAGAGCTACGTGTACCAGCGACTCCCCTTcgccagaggagaggaggagggggaggatgaggacgaagaggagaggaggatccGGGAAAGTGTCGGGGGGCAAATG atgcagAGCGACGAGGGAACCGAgtggctgctggagctgctgacagacgtgcagctgcagcagtacTTCCTGCGGATCCGCGATGAGCTCAACGTCACTCGACTTTCCCACTTCGACTACGTCAAGAGCGAAGACTTGGAGAAGATCGGCATGGGGCGCCCCG GTCAGAGGAGGCTGTGGGAGGCCGTCAAGAGGAGGCGAGCTCTTTATAAACGAAAGTCCTGGATGAGCAAG GTATTTCCAGTGAAACGCTCTGACGCCGACCCCCAGCAGCCCGTCCCCCAGGGGGCGTCGTCCAGCCAGGCGCCAGCCGCCAGCGAGCCGACCGCCTCCCTCACCTGCCTGATCAGGGAGACGGAGCTGCAGCTGTTCGAGAGGCTCGGAGACGGCACGTTCGGAGTGGTGCGGAGAGGAGAGTGGACCGGTCCCAACGGCAGAgtg TTGTCGGTGGCGGTgaagtgtctgaaagcaggCGTGTTAGACTCAGACGGGCTGGACGACTTCATCAGGGAGGTGAACGCCATGCACTCACTGAGCCACCAGAACCTCATCCGGCTGTACGGCATCGTCCTCACACAGCCCATGAAgatg gtggCTGAGCTGGCTCCTCTGGGCTCCCTGTTGGATCGTCTCAGGAAGCGTCAGGGTCACATCCTCATCTTGTCCCTCTGTAACTACGCTGTACAG gtggcgTGTGGCATGGCCTACCTGGAGCAGAGGCGTTTCCTCCACAGGGACCTCGCCGCCCGCAACGTTCTGCTGTCCACCAACGACACGGTGAAGATCGGAGACTTTGGCCTGATGAGGGCGCTGCCGACACACACCGACCATTATATCATGGAGGAGGGTCACAAAGTCCCCTTCCCTTG GTGCGCTCCGGAGTCTCTGAAGTCTCGTTCTTTCTCTCATGCGTCTGACACTTGGATGTTTGCAGTCACTCTGTGGGAGATGTTCACCCACGGACAGGAGCCGTGGGTGGGCCTTAACGGGAGTCAG atccTGCACAAGGTGGACGTGGAGGCCGAGAGGTTAAATAAACCAGAGGACTGTCCTCTGGACGTTTACAACGTCATGCTGCAGTGCTGGAGCCCCAAACCTGAGGACAGACCAACCTTCATCGCCCTCAGAGACTTTCTGCTCGAG ACGATGCCCACGGACATGAGAGCCCTGCAGGACTTTGAGGACGAAGACAAGCTCCAGATCCAGATGAACGACGTGATTACCATCATAGAGGGAAG ggcgGAGCATTACTGGTGGCGAGGTCAGAATAGGCGGACGCTGCGTTTCGGTCAGTTCCCTCGCCACGTGGTGACGGCGGTCGCCGGTCTGTCGGCCCACGACATCAGCCGACCGCTCAAACACTCCTTCATCCACACGGGGCACGGAGACACGGACCCCCACAGGAGCTGGGGACATGCAGACCGCATAGACAG TCTGTATTTGGGGAACCCCATGGACCCCCCTGATGTCCTGGGAATGGAGGCCGGCATCGCCAGACCGACCAAACTCCCCAACCGGGCCAAGA AGCAACCTCCCCCTCGTCCACCTCAGCCTGCTGTTCTGCTGAAGA aGCCCTTCTACGACTCGGTCATGGACGATTACGACGATGACGACGACACCAGCACCGCGTCGGGCCTGAAGAGGCTCGGAGTGTCTCTGGGTCTGAAGCTGCGCCCGTGGGAGGGGTCCCTGGTGCGCTCGGCCAAGAGCGAGGTGTCGCTCATCGACTTCGACGACGACAGCTTCAGCTCGACCACGCCGTCGCCGCTCACCGAGACACAGCAGCCGGACGAGGACACACTGAAG ataACTCGTCATTGTCGTCCTCAGGACACTCCCTCCATCCTGGACTGGCCTCTCCCTCAGCCGGCTTACGACGAGGTCTCCACGGAGCTGGAGGACCAATCGGAGGACCAGGAGGTGAAGTCTATCAACAAGGGGCTGGGTGAGGAGGCCACGGCCGGCCTCACCGTAGTGGGCCGGAGCGAGTCGCAGTCAGCTGACCTCTTCCAGGAACTACAGAGAGAG GTGATGGTGAAACTTCAGGTTCCCATGGCAACAGGCcgctccctcccctcctcccctctcccgATGCCCCTGGCTCCGTTGGGCCCCCACCGACagatcctcctccctcctccctccccctccacctttGCCTCCTGCTTCGAGGACCGGCCGGTGCTCCCTCCTCGCAGCCCCGTCCCCCCGCTGCGTCCCTCCAAACACAACCTCTCCGCCCGCCCCACCCAGCCGCAGGTCCGCTCCAGCTCCATATCTCTGGGGGACGAGGAGGACACGCCGCCCCAGATCCCACCAAGAGACCACGCCTTTTCTCAGCCGGGCTcccgctcctcctctcccctcccaccAGCACCGCCGCCCTCCGCCTCGCCCATGGCtcttccccctccccccctcttcGTCTCTCCACGCCGGACATCAGGACTCCTGGGTCCCCTTCTGTCCTCAAattcctcgtcctcctcctcctcctctgcaccgtCTCAAGCAACATCCCATCCCTCACGCCTCGCAGCTCCCGGcgcctcctcctcttactcctcCAGTCCTCTGCTGGATCCTCTCTCCTTCCGTGAGGGACGCGGCCTGTCCTCGTTGATTGACAGCTCCCCGAGCTCTGCTCCCGCCCCGCTGCCGGAGAGACCAGCTTTTCTGGAAAG ATACGGAGCAGCCAACATGGTGGCAGTCAAACCCATgatgcagaagcagcagcagcagccgggcGGAGCCAAACCTAATTCCTcttataacaacaacaacgggCGGACCGCAGCTCCCAGCATGCAACAGGAGCAGAGCATCACACAG gtgcaGGCAGCGGTGCATGGTGTCACACTGGAGGAGTGTCAGTCCGCGCTGCAGGCTCACAACTGGAGGATCCCCCAGGCCATCAGCCACTTGAAG GTGGAGCAGTTGTTTCGCTTGGGGCTGCGGTCGAGAGCCGAGTGCGAGGAGCTTCTGCAGCTCCGCCAGTGGAACCTGGAACAGGCCAGCACGGTGTTGTTAGAGACATTCGGACCCCATCTAAACAG GAAGTGA
- the tnk2a gene encoding activated CDC42 kinase 1 isoform X2, translated as MGESYVYQRLPFARGEEEGEDEDEEERRIRESVGGQMMQSDEGTEWLLELLTDVQLQQYFLRIRDELNVTRLSHFDYVKSEDLEKIGMGRPGQRRLWEAVKRRRALYKRKSWMSKVFPVKRSDADPQQPVPQGASSSQAPAASEPTASLTCLIRETELQLFERLGDGTFGVVRRGEWTGPNGRVLSVAVKCLKAGVLDSDGLDDFIREVNAMHSLSHQNLIRLYGIVLTQPMKMVAELAPLGSLLDRLRKRQGHILILSLCNYAVQVACGMAYLEQRRFLHRDLAARNVLLSTNDTVKIGDFGLMRALPTHTDHYIMEEGHKVPFPWCAPESLKSRSFSHASDTWMFAVTLWEMFTHGQEPWVGLNGSQILHKVDVEAERLNKPEDCPLDVYNVMLQCWSPKPEDRPTFIALRDFLLETMPTDMRALQDFEDEDKLQIQMNDVITIIEGRAEHYWWRGQNRRTLRFGQFPRHVVTAVAGLSAHDISRPLKHSFIHTGHGDTDPHRSWGHADRIDSLYLGNPMDPPDVLGMEAGIARPTKLPNRAKKQPPPRPPQPAVLLKKPFYDSVMDDYDDDDDTSTASGLKRLGVSLGLKLRPWEGSLVRSAKSEVSLIDFDDDSFSSTTPSPLTETQQPDEDTLKDTPSILDWPLPQPAYDEVSTELEDQSEDQEVKSINKGLGEEATAGLTVVGRSESQSADLFQELQREVMVKLQVPMATGRSLPSSPLPMPLAPLGPHRQILLPPPSPSTFASCFEDRPVLPPRSPVPPLRPSKHNLSARPTQPQVRSSSISLGDEEDTPPQIPPRDHAFSQPGSRSSSPLPPAPPPSASPMALPPPPLFVSPRRTSGLLGPLLSSNSSSSSSSSAPSQATSHPSRLAAPGASSSYSSSPLLDPLSFREGRGLSSLIDSSPSSAPAPLPERPAFLERYGAANMVAVKPMMQKQQQQPGGAKPNSSYNNNNGRTAAPSMQQEQSITQVQAAVHGVTLEECQSALQAHNWRIPQAISHLKVEQLFRLGLRSRAECEELLQLRQWNLEQASTVLLETFGPHLNRK; from the exons ATGGGGGAGAGCTACGTGTACCAGCGACTCCCCTTcgccagaggagaggaggagggggaggatgaggacgaagaggagaggaggatccGGGAAAGTGTCGGGGGGCAAATG atgcagAGCGACGAGGGAACCGAgtggctgctggagctgctgacagacgtgcagctgcagcagtacTTCCTGCGGATCCGCGATGAGCTCAACGTCACTCGACTTTCCCACTTCGACTACGTCAAGAGCGAAGACTTGGAGAAGATCGGCATGGGGCGCCCCG GTCAGAGGAGGCTGTGGGAGGCCGTCAAGAGGAGGCGAGCTCTTTATAAACGAAAGTCCTGGATGAGCAAG GTATTTCCAGTGAAACGCTCTGACGCCGACCCCCAGCAGCCCGTCCCCCAGGGGGCGTCGTCCAGCCAGGCGCCAGCCGCCAGCGAGCCGACCGCCTCCCTCACCTGCCTGATCAGGGAGACGGAGCTGCAGCTGTTCGAGAGGCTCGGAGACGGCACGTTCGGAGTGGTGCGGAGAGGAGAGTGGACCGGTCCCAACGGCAGAgtg TTGTCGGTGGCGGTgaagtgtctgaaagcaggCGTGTTAGACTCAGACGGGCTGGACGACTTCATCAGGGAGGTGAACGCCATGCACTCACTGAGCCACCAGAACCTCATCCGGCTGTACGGCATCGTCCTCACACAGCCCATGAAgatg gtggCTGAGCTGGCTCCTCTGGGCTCCCTGTTGGATCGTCTCAGGAAGCGTCAGGGTCACATCCTCATCTTGTCCCTCTGTAACTACGCTGTACAG gtggcgTGTGGCATGGCCTACCTGGAGCAGAGGCGTTTCCTCCACAGGGACCTCGCCGCCCGCAACGTTCTGCTGTCCACCAACGACACGGTGAAGATCGGAGACTTTGGCCTGATGAGGGCGCTGCCGACACACACCGACCATTATATCATGGAGGAGGGTCACAAAGTCCCCTTCCCTTG GTGCGCTCCGGAGTCTCTGAAGTCTCGTTCTTTCTCTCATGCGTCTGACACTTGGATGTTTGCAGTCACTCTGTGGGAGATGTTCACCCACGGACAGGAGCCGTGGGTGGGCCTTAACGGGAGTCAG atccTGCACAAGGTGGACGTGGAGGCCGAGAGGTTAAATAAACCAGAGGACTGTCCTCTGGACGTTTACAACGTCATGCTGCAGTGCTGGAGCCCCAAACCTGAGGACAGACCAACCTTCATCGCCCTCAGAGACTTTCTGCTCGAG ACGATGCCCACGGACATGAGAGCCCTGCAGGACTTTGAGGACGAAGACAAGCTCCAGATCCAGATGAACGACGTGATTACCATCATAGAGGGAAG ggcgGAGCATTACTGGTGGCGAGGTCAGAATAGGCGGACGCTGCGTTTCGGTCAGTTCCCTCGCCACGTGGTGACGGCGGTCGCCGGTCTGTCGGCCCACGACATCAGCCGACCGCTCAAACACTCCTTCATCCACACGGGGCACGGAGACACGGACCCCCACAGGAGCTGGGGACATGCAGACCGCATAGACAG TCTGTATTTGGGGAACCCCATGGACCCCCCTGATGTCCTGGGAATGGAGGCCGGCATCGCCAGACCGACCAAACTCCCCAACCGGGCCAAGA AGCAACCTCCCCCTCGTCCACCTCAGCCTGCTGTTCTGCTGAAGA aGCCCTTCTACGACTCGGTCATGGACGATTACGACGATGACGACGACACCAGCACCGCGTCGGGCCTGAAGAGGCTCGGAGTGTCTCTGGGTCTGAAGCTGCGCCCGTGGGAGGGGTCCCTGGTGCGCTCGGCCAAGAGCGAGGTGTCGCTCATCGACTTCGACGACGACAGCTTCAGCTCGACCACGCCGTCGCCGCTCACCGAGACACAGCAGCCGGACGAGGACACACTGAAG GACACTCCCTCCATCCTGGACTGGCCTCTCCCTCAGCCGGCTTACGACGAGGTCTCCACGGAGCTGGAGGACCAATCGGAGGACCAGGAGGTGAAGTCTATCAACAAGGGGCTGGGTGAGGAGGCCACGGCCGGCCTCACCGTAGTGGGCCGGAGCGAGTCGCAGTCAGCTGACCTCTTCCAGGAACTACAGAGAGAG GTGATGGTGAAACTTCAGGTTCCCATGGCAACAGGCcgctccctcccctcctcccctctcccgATGCCCCTGGCTCCGTTGGGCCCCCACCGACagatcctcctccctcctccctccccctccacctttGCCTCCTGCTTCGAGGACCGGCCGGTGCTCCCTCCTCGCAGCCCCGTCCCCCCGCTGCGTCCCTCCAAACACAACCTCTCCGCCCGCCCCACCCAGCCGCAGGTCCGCTCCAGCTCCATATCTCTGGGGGACGAGGAGGACACGCCGCCCCAGATCCCACCAAGAGACCACGCCTTTTCTCAGCCGGGCTcccgctcctcctctcccctcccaccAGCACCGCCGCCCTCCGCCTCGCCCATGGCtcttccccctccccccctcttcGTCTCTCCACGCCGGACATCAGGACTCCTGGGTCCCCTTCTGTCCTCAAattcctcgtcctcctcctcctcctctgcaccgtCTCAAGCAACATCCCATCCCTCACGCCTCGCAGCTCCCGGcgcctcctcctcttactcctcCAGTCCTCTGCTGGATCCTCTCTCCTTCCGTGAGGGACGCGGCCTGTCCTCGTTGATTGACAGCTCCCCGAGCTCTGCTCCCGCCCCGCTGCCGGAGAGACCAGCTTTTCTGGAAAG ATACGGAGCAGCCAACATGGTGGCAGTCAAACCCATgatgcagaagcagcagcagcagccgggcGGAGCCAAACCTAATTCCTcttataacaacaacaacgggCGGACCGCAGCTCCCAGCATGCAACAGGAGCAGAGCATCACACAG gtgcaGGCAGCGGTGCATGGTGTCACACTGGAGGAGTGTCAGTCCGCGCTGCAGGCTCACAACTGGAGGATCCCCCAGGCCATCAGCCACTTGAAG GTGGAGCAGTTGTTTCGCTTGGGGCTGCGGTCGAGAGCCGAGTGCGAGGAGCTTCTGCAGCTCCGCCAGTGGAACCTGGAACAGGCCAGCACGGTGTTGTTAGAGACATTCGGACCCCATCTAAACAG GAAGTGA
- the tnk2a gene encoding activated CDC42 kinase 1 isoform X3 — MQSDEGTEWLLELLTDVQLQQYFLRIRDELNVTRLSHFDYVKSEDLEKIGMGRPGQRRLWEAVKRRRALYKRKSWMSKVFPVKRSDADPQQPVPQGASSSQAPAASEPTASLTCLIRETELQLFERLGDGTFGVVRRGEWTGPNGRVLSVAVKCLKAGVLDSDGLDDFIREVNAMHSLSHQNLIRLYGIVLTQPMKMVAELAPLGSLLDRLRKRQGHILILSLCNYAVQVACGMAYLEQRRFLHRDLAARNVLLSTNDTVKIGDFGLMRALPTHTDHYIMEEGHKVPFPWCAPESLKSRSFSHASDTWMFAVTLWEMFTHGQEPWVGLNGSQILHKVDVEAERLNKPEDCPLDVYNVMLQCWSPKPEDRPTFIALRDFLLETMPTDMRALQDFEDEDKLQIQMNDVITIIEGRAEHYWWRGQNRRTLRFGQFPRHVVTAVAGLSAHDISRPLKHSFIHTGHGDTDPHRSWGHADRIDSLYLGNPMDPPDVLGMEAGIARPTKLPNRAKKQPPPRPPQPAVLLKKPFYDSVMDDYDDDDDTSTASGLKRLGVSLGLKLRPWEGSLVRSAKSEVSLIDFDDDSFSSTTPSPLTETQQPDEDTLKITRHCRPQDTPSILDWPLPQPAYDEVSTELEDQSEDQEVKSINKGLGEEATAGLTVVGRSESQSADLFQELQREVMVKLQVPMATGRSLPSSPLPMPLAPLGPHRQILLPPPSPSTFASCFEDRPVLPPRSPVPPLRPSKHNLSARPTQPQVRSSSISLGDEEDTPPQIPPRDHAFSQPGSRSSSPLPPAPPPSASPMALPPPPLFVSPRRTSGLLGPLLSSNSSSSSSSSAPSQATSHPSRLAAPGASSSYSSSPLLDPLSFREGRGLSSLIDSSPSSAPAPLPERPAFLERYGAANMVAVKPMMQKQQQQPGGAKPNSSYNNNNGRTAAPSMQQEQSITQVQAAVHGVTLEECQSALQAHNWRIPQAISHLKVEQLFRLGLRSRAECEELLQLRQWNLEQASTVLLETFGPHLNRK; from the exons atgcagAGCGACGAGGGAACCGAgtggctgctggagctgctgacagacgtgcagctgcagcagtacTTCCTGCGGATCCGCGATGAGCTCAACGTCACTCGACTTTCCCACTTCGACTACGTCAAGAGCGAAGACTTGGAGAAGATCGGCATGGGGCGCCCCG GTCAGAGGAGGCTGTGGGAGGCCGTCAAGAGGAGGCGAGCTCTTTATAAACGAAAGTCCTGGATGAGCAAG GTATTTCCAGTGAAACGCTCTGACGCCGACCCCCAGCAGCCCGTCCCCCAGGGGGCGTCGTCCAGCCAGGCGCCAGCCGCCAGCGAGCCGACCGCCTCCCTCACCTGCCTGATCAGGGAGACGGAGCTGCAGCTGTTCGAGAGGCTCGGAGACGGCACGTTCGGAGTGGTGCGGAGAGGAGAGTGGACCGGTCCCAACGGCAGAgtg TTGTCGGTGGCGGTgaagtgtctgaaagcaggCGTGTTAGACTCAGACGGGCTGGACGACTTCATCAGGGAGGTGAACGCCATGCACTCACTGAGCCACCAGAACCTCATCCGGCTGTACGGCATCGTCCTCACACAGCCCATGAAgatg gtggCTGAGCTGGCTCCTCTGGGCTCCCTGTTGGATCGTCTCAGGAAGCGTCAGGGTCACATCCTCATCTTGTCCCTCTGTAACTACGCTGTACAG gtggcgTGTGGCATGGCCTACCTGGAGCAGAGGCGTTTCCTCCACAGGGACCTCGCCGCCCGCAACGTTCTGCTGTCCACCAACGACACGGTGAAGATCGGAGACTTTGGCCTGATGAGGGCGCTGCCGACACACACCGACCATTATATCATGGAGGAGGGTCACAAAGTCCCCTTCCCTTG GTGCGCTCCGGAGTCTCTGAAGTCTCGTTCTTTCTCTCATGCGTCTGACACTTGGATGTTTGCAGTCACTCTGTGGGAGATGTTCACCCACGGACAGGAGCCGTGGGTGGGCCTTAACGGGAGTCAG atccTGCACAAGGTGGACGTGGAGGCCGAGAGGTTAAATAAACCAGAGGACTGTCCTCTGGACGTTTACAACGTCATGCTGCAGTGCTGGAGCCCCAAACCTGAGGACAGACCAACCTTCATCGCCCTCAGAGACTTTCTGCTCGAG ACGATGCCCACGGACATGAGAGCCCTGCAGGACTTTGAGGACGAAGACAAGCTCCAGATCCAGATGAACGACGTGATTACCATCATAGAGGGAAG ggcgGAGCATTACTGGTGGCGAGGTCAGAATAGGCGGACGCTGCGTTTCGGTCAGTTCCCTCGCCACGTGGTGACGGCGGTCGCCGGTCTGTCGGCCCACGACATCAGCCGACCGCTCAAACACTCCTTCATCCACACGGGGCACGGAGACACGGACCCCCACAGGAGCTGGGGACATGCAGACCGCATAGACAG TCTGTATTTGGGGAACCCCATGGACCCCCCTGATGTCCTGGGAATGGAGGCCGGCATCGCCAGACCGACCAAACTCCCCAACCGGGCCAAGA AGCAACCTCCCCCTCGTCCACCTCAGCCTGCTGTTCTGCTGAAGA aGCCCTTCTACGACTCGGTCATGGACGATTACGACGATGACGACGACACCAGCACCGCGTCGGGCCTGAAGAGGCTCGGAGTGTCTCTGGGTCTGAAGCTGCGCCCGTGGGAGGGGTCCCTGGTGCGCTCGGCCAAGAGCGAGGTGTCGCTCATCGACTTCGACGACGACAGCTTCAGCTCGACCACGCCGTCGCCGCTCACCGAGACACAGCAGCCGGACGAGGACACACTGAAG ataACTCGTCATTGTCGTCCTCAGGACACTCCCTCCATCCTGGACTGGCCTCTCCCTCAGCCGGCTTACGACGAGGTCTCCACGGAGCTGGAGGACCAATCGGAGGACCAGGAGGTGAAGTCTATCAACAAGGGGCTGGGTGAGGAGGCCACGGCCGGCCTCACCGTAGTGGGCCGGAGCGAGTCGCAGTCAGCTGACCTCTTCCAGGAACTACAGAGAGAG GTGATGGTGAAACTTCAGGTTCCCATGGCAACAGGCcgctccctcccctcctcccctctcccgATGCCCCTGGCTCCGTTGGGCCCCCACCGACagatcctcctccctcctccctccccctccacctttGCCTCCTGCTTCGAGGACCGGCCGGTGCTCCCTCCTCGCAGCCCCGTCCCCCCGCTGCGTCCCTCCAAACACAACCTCTCCGCCCGCCCCACCCAGCCGCAGGTCCGCTCCAGCTCCATATCTCTGGGGGACGAGGAGGACACGCCGCCCCAGATCCCACCAAGAGACCACGCCTTTTCTCAGCCGGGCTcccgctcctcctctcccctcccaccAGCACCGCCGCCCTCCGCCTCGCCCATGGCtcttccccctccccccctcttcGTCTCTCCACGCCGGACATCAGGACTCCTGGGTCCCCTTCTGTCCTCAAattcctcgtcctcctcctcctcctctgcaccgtCTCAAGCAACATCCCATCCCTCACGCCTCGCAGCTCCCGGcgcctcctcctcttactcctcCAGTCCTCTGCTGGATCCTCTCTCCTTCCGTGAGGGACGCGGCCTGTCCTCGTTGATTGACAGCTCCCCGAGCTCTGCTCCCGCCCCGCTGCCGGAGAGACCAGCTTTTCTGGAAAG ATACGGAGCAGCCAACATGGTGGCAGTCAAACCCATgatgcagaagcagcagcagcagccgggcGGAGCCAAACCTAATTCCTcttataacaacaacaacgggCGGACCGCAGCTCCCAGCATGCAACAGGAGCAGAGCATCACACAG gtgcaGGCAGCGGTGCATGGTGTCACACTGGAGGAGTGTCAGTCCGCGCTGCAGGCTCACAACTGGAGGATCCCCCAGGCCATCAGCCACTTGAAG GTGGAGCAGTTGTTTCGCTTGGGGCTGCGGTCGAGAGCCGAGTGCGAGGAGCTTCTGCAGCTCCGCCAGTGGAACCTGGAACAGGCCAGCACGGTGTTGTTAGAGACATTCGGACCCCATCTAAACAG GAAGTGA